The window AAGATCGGATCCTTCGGCGCTACGGTAACCTCGTTGAAGCGACTCAGCGCACGAATTACTTTCAGCAGGACGCGGAAGCAAGGCCGAAGCCTTACCTTTCTTTCAAATTCGCGGCCCAGCTTATCGAGGGGCTTCCGCTGCCGCGGCCGATGTTCGAAATCTTCGTTTACTCGCCCCGAATGGAGGGCGTTCACCTGCGCGGCGGCCGGGTTGCCCGCGGCGGCATTCGCTGGTCGGACCGGCGCGAGGATTTCCGAACAGAGATTCTCGGCCTGATGAAGGCTCAAACAGTGAAAAACGCGGTCATCGTGCCGGTCGGCGCGAAGGGCGGGTTCGTCATTAAAAACCCACCGGCCGGGGGTGGGCGCGAGGCGCTCATGGCTGAGGTCGTCGCCTGCTACAAGACGCTCATCTGCGGCATGCTGGATTTGACCGACAACCTCGATGGCGACCAGCCGATCCGTCCACTCGACACCATCTGCCGGGACGATCCGGACCCCTATCTGGTGGTTGCCGCCGATAAGGGCACGGCGGCCTTTTCCGACATCGCGAATGCGCTTTCGAAGGCATACGGTTTCTGGCTGGGGGATGCCTTCGCCTCCGGCGGCTCGCACGGTTACGATCATAAAAAAATGGGCATCACGGCGCGGGGCGCATGGGAATCCGTCAAGCGTCATTTCCGGGAAACCGGCGTTGATATACACGCGACGGATTTCACGGTCGTTGGCGTCGGCGACATGTCCGGTGACGTCTTCGGAAACGGCATGCTGCTTTCCCAGCACGCCCGTCTGCTCGCCGCCTTCAACCATCAGCATATCTTCATCGATCCAGATCCGGACGCTTTGAAAAGCCTTGCCGAGCGCGAAAGGCTTTTCAAAATCCCGCGTTCGGCGTGGAGCGATTACAACCCCCGGCTGATTTCAAAGGGGGGTGGCGTCTTTGATCGTTCGGCGAAATCGATCAAACTTTCTCCTGAAATTCAGGCGCGATTCGGAATCACGGCAGCGACCGCTACGCCGAATGACTTGATTCGGTTCCTCCTGCGGGCGGACGTTGACCTTCTTTGGCTTGGGGGTATCGGAACCTATGTAAAGGCAACGGAGGAAACCGATGCCGCCGTCGGCGACCGGGCCAATGACGCGATCCGGGTGAACGGTAGGGATCTTCGCTGCAGGGTGGTGGGTGAAGGGGCAAATCTGGGCTTCACGCAACTCGGCCGTGTCGAGTATGCGTTGGTGGGCGGACGTTTGAATACGGATTCGATTGATAATTCCGGAGGCGTCAACTGTTCCGACCATGAGGTCAACATCAAGATTCTTCTCAATGAGATCGTTGCGAGCGGCAAACTTACGGAACATGAACGCAACCGCCTGCTGGCCCGAATGACAAGGGAGGTGGCGAATCTCGTTCTCAAGGACAGCTACCTGCATACCCAGGCCATCACATACGTGGCGTTGCACGCGGCCGACCTTCTTGACCGGCAGGCGGCCTTGATGCGGCTTCTGGAGCGGAAGGGGAAGCTTGACCGTACTATTGAATTTCTCCCAACCAACGAAACGATTGAAGAGCGACTCCTGGCCGGGCAGGGTCTCACGCGACCGGAAATCGCCATTCTCGCGTCCTATGCGAAAATCTGGGTGTACGGCGAACTGCTTGAGAGCGACCTTCCCGACGACCCCCTTCTTGTTGCCGACCTAAAACGCTACTTTCCGGCGCCATTGCAAAAAACCCACGGTGCCGCGATCGAGCGCCACCGCTTGCGGCGCGAAATCGTCGCGACCCAGATCGCGAATGGCTTCGTAAATCGTATGAGCGGCGCCATGATCGGCCAGATGGTCGAGAATACCGGCATGCCGCTTTCCGATATCGCGCGCGCCTATCTGATTACGCGCGAGGTTTTTAATCTGCTCGACATATGGGAGCGCATTCAGACTCTCGATAACAAAGTCGCGGCTGGCGTTCAAACGGAAATGTTCTGGGACATCGCCCGTCTGGTCGAGCGTGGCACGCTTTGGTGCCTGCGGAACGCGACTCGTCCATTGGATATAGCGACGCATCTTAAAAAGTTTGGCAACGGTGTGCATGCATTCCGAATCTCCCTCGGTAAAATTTTACCGGAGGAAGACAAAGCCGATGTCCGCCGCCACAAGGAGCGCTATGTCTCGGCGGGGGTGCCGGAAAAGCTGGCCGGGGAAGTGGCGGAAATGGACTTTCTTGTGCCCGCCTTCGACGTCGTTGCGGCGGCGCAGGATTCCGGGCGCAGCGTAGGGGAGATTGGCAAATTCTACTTCAAGCTCGGCGTCACCTTTGGGCTTGATTGGCTGCGCAGCGAGGGGCGGCGCATCCTCTCCAAAAGCCACTGGCAGAAAACGGCGATCGAAGCAATCGTGGACGATTTGTTCGGTCAGCAGGCGGCGCTCACGCGTCGGATCGTCCGGGTCGGGGAGGGGAAGCCGCTTTCGGACGACGTTTTCGATTCTTGGGTATTGGAAAACAAACTCTCCGTCGAGCGCACCCGCCAGCTCTTCAACGACATCCGTTCGGCCAGCGCGACGGGCAATTTCGACTTGGCGATGCTGACGGTCGCGAACCGCCAGGTGCGTTCCCTCATTCAGGAATAGGCAAAAACGGCAAGCCGCTTCCGCCTTCGTTCAGTGACGGAAGTGGCGCATACCGGTGAACACCATCGCAAGGCCTTTTTCGTCCGCCGCCGCGACGACTTCCGCATCCCGTATCGAGCCGCCCGGCTGGATGATGGCCCTTGCCCCGGCCGCCGCCGCCGCCAGCAGGCCATCCGCAAAGGGAAAGAAGGCGTCGGAGGCGACGACGGAGTCTTGCGCCAGACTCGCGCTTTGGCCGGCCTGCTTGGCCGCGTCGGCCGCCTTGTGAGCGGCGATGCGCGAAGAATCTACCCGGCTCATCTGGCCGGCGCCGATGCCAACGGTCGCCAGATCCTTCGCATAGACGATCGCGTTCGATTTGACATGCTTGGCTACGGTGAAGGCGAACAGGAGATCGGCGATCTCTTTTTCCGTAGGCTTGCGTTTTGTCACGACCTGAAGATCGCTCGCCTTTACCTGGCCGTTATCGCGGCTTTGCAGCAGGTACCCTCCGGAAAGGTCGCGGAAAACCATGCCCCCCTCGGACGGGTCCGGCATGCCGCCGGTCAAGAGAACACGAAGATTCTTTTTTGCGCCGAATATTTTCTTCGCTTCCTCGTCCAGGCCCGGTGCGATGACGACTTCGGCGAAAAGTTTGACAATTTCTTCCGCCGTCGCCGCGTCCAGATCCCGGTTCACGGCGATGACGCCGCCGAAGGCGCTCACCGGGTCGCAGCGCAAAGCTTTTTCCCAGGCGGCGCGCAAGCTTTCGGCTTCCGCGACACCGCAAGGGTTGGCGTGCTTGATGATGGCGATAGCGGGGGGGCCGAACTCGGCAACGAGTTCGAAGGCGGCGTCCGTGTCGTTCAGATTGTTGTAGCTGAGATCCTTCCCCTGGATCTGGGTTGCCGTTGCCACACCGGGACGGTGGCTGCCGTCCACATAGAAGGCCGCCTTCTGATGGGGGTTCTCGCCGTAGCGAAGGATTTCGCGACGCTCGCCGGCAAGGATGATCCGCCTGGGGAAGCTGTCCGACAGAACGCCGGCGAACCAGTTTCCGATCGCGGCGTCGTAAGCCGCGGTTCGTTGATAGGCGTTTGCGGCCAGGCGGCGGCGCAAGTCAAGCGTTGTCGAACCCTTCGTCTTCTCCATTGCTTCCATGACCGACGCGTAGTCCATCGTGTCCGCGACGACGGTGACGAAGGCATGGTTCTTCGAGGCCGCGCGCAGCAGCGCGGGTCCTCCGATGTCGATGTTCTCGATGCAGTCTTCGAAGGGCGCTCTTTTCGCGATGGTCGATTCAAACGGGTATAGGTTAACAACGAGAAGGTCGATTGGCGAAATGCCGTGACGCTCCAGCGCCTCCATATGGGTGGGATCGTCGCGCCGGGCGAGTAATCCGCCATGGATATGCGGGTGCAGCGTCTTGACCCGGCCATCGAGAATCTCCGGAAAACCCGTGTGATCGGAAACTTCGGTGACGGCGATGCCGGCGTCCCGCAGCGTTTTCGCCGAACCGCCGGTGGAAAGAATCTCCACCCCGAATTCCGCCAGAAAACGGGCGAATTTCTCGAGCCCCGTCTTGTCGGAAACGGAAATCAAGGCCCGACGAACGGGAACGAGGTCAGGATCCGGCATGCGTGCCCTCCACTCCAAGAAGGTTGAAAACGGGATGAGAAAACCGGGGGCGAGTGTGCATGACCGGCTTACCTACGGCAACCACGGGCTTAAGATCAAGATACGGATTCGCGCCGGTCGCTGCTCGCGGCCGCGGCCGCGCTCTTGAACTCGGGCACGAGCTTGGCGAGCAGCGCCTTCGCCTCGTCCGTCTTGCGAGCTTTGCACAGCTCCAAAAGCTCGTCGAAGGCGCGGGTGAGAATTGCATGGTTCGCCGTGCGCGGCGCGGCAAGCAGGATGCTCTTGTGCGCCGTCTTCATCAGCTCTTCCGAGGCGTGAAAAAGTTCCTCGCTCAGTTTTTCGCCCGGCCGGAGGCCTGTGAATTCGATCTGGATGTCTTTTCCCGGCTGTAAGCCGGCCAGGCGAATCATCTGTTTGGCCAGGTCCTGGATGCGGATAGGCTCGCCCATATCGAGAACGAAGATGCCCCCCCGTTCTTTTTCATGTTCATGGGTGCCCAGAACGGACGCCTGCAGGACCAGTTCGACCGCCTCGCGGACGGTCATGAAATAGCGGCTCACCTCGGGGTGCGTGACGGTCAACGGGCCACCCTGGCGAAGCTGTTTCTGGAAAAGCGGCACGACGGAACCGGTTGAGCCGAGCACGTTGCCAAAACGGACAGTCACGAAGCGGGTGCCGTTCCCGTTCGCCGTGGGGGCGAGGTCGAGCGACTGGCAATAGCTTTCCGCCAAACGCTTCGTTGCTCCCATCACGTTCGCCGGGTTCACCGCCTTGTCGGTGGAAATCATGACCATTGTCGCCACATTTGCCTTCTGGCAGGCGTTGGCGACGTTCCGGGTGCCGATGGCGTTCGTCAGCACGCCCTCGATCGGGTTTTGTTCCACCATCGGCACGTGCTTGAGAGCCGCGGCGTGGAAAACAAGATCCGGTTTCTCACGAGAGAAAACGACGGCAAGTCGTCCCGTATCCCGCACGTCGCCTAAAAGCGCGCTTCGTGAAAGCTCGGCATGACGTTGGTCAAGCTCCTCGTCAATTTGGTAGAGGTTGAATTCGGAATTGTCGAACAGCGCAAGATGCGCCGGCGCGTAATCGGAAATCTGGCGGACGAGCTCGGAGCCGATGGTGCCGCCGGCGCCGGTGACCAGAATCCGTCGGCCGATGATCAGCGCCCGCATGGCAGCCCGGTCCAGCACCGCCTGCGGCCGGCCGAGCAAATCCTCGAGCGCAATCGGCTGTACCTCAAGGCCTTCGGTTTCCCCGCTCCGGAAGTCCGTGATTTTCGGCAGGCGGGAAAGTGTGACGCCAAGCCCGTCGGCGATTTCAAGCAGCTTCCTTACCCGGGCGCCGTCCAGGTCCTGCCGGGTGAGAATCAGGCGCTGAGGGCGCTCGTCCCTTCGTTCCAGTTTTGCGACGATCTCGGGTAGGTTTTCCGGCGTGCCAAGAACCGGGATGCCGCGAATTTGACGCCCGACCCGATTTCCCTTCTCGTCGATGACGCCGACCACCCGATAGGCCGCTCCGGCTTCTTGGCTGGTTGCCCGGATGAACATCTCCGTCCCTTCGTCGGTGCCGATAAGCAGCACCGGTACTCGCCGTTGGGAGCCGCGCGTCAGCAGGTTGTCGAACCTGCGGTCCTTGAGGAGCCGGTACAGGAAGCGTGGCCCGCCCAGCAGCGCCATCAGCACAAACCAGTTGATGACCAGAAGCGACCGCGGCAGGCTTTCGAGACGAGAAACCATGAACATAAGCGGTGTAAAGACCAAGATCACGAGGGTCACGGCGCGTGTAATCGCGATGAGATCGTCGAGAGAGGCGTACCGCCAAATTCCGCGGTAAAGCCGCATCGAGAGAAAAACGCCCGCCGCAACGGCGGTGAAAATGAGCGTCGCCGGCACCAGGAAGCCCTGGGCGTATTCGAACATCTGATCGCCCAGCCGCAGGTAGAGCGATACCAGGAAAGCTGCCGCCGCCATGACGATGTCGTGGCCGAAGGCGATCCATGGGTGGCTAACGCGGCGGAAGAAATCGGCCATGATGCTCAATGCCTTGCAGGATATCCGCAGCAGTATAGCGGCGGCCGTGCGCGGACGCCTAGGGGCTTCCTGCCGCCCGCCCGCTTCTCTTGCGGGTGTGGTACCAGTCGGCGGTCTTTCGCAAGCCCGCGTCCAGCTTTTCCGGCGGCCGCCAGCCGAGAGCATCGCGAATATGGCTGCAATCCAAGGTCAGGGAACCGAGAAGCCGGTGCGCGATGGCTTCCTTGCCGGCAAGCCGGAGTACGTTCCGCAGAAGTGCCGGTGGAAATGGCGGCAGGTAGATTCGCTTGCCCATCGCGCGCGCGATCCGGCGAATA is drawn from Pseudomonadota bacterium and contains these coding sequences:
- a CDS encoding nucleoside-diphosphate sugar epimerase/dehydratase, whose translation is MADFFRRVSHPWIAFGHDIVMAAAAFLVSLYLRLGDQMFEYAQGFLVPATLIFTAVAAGVFLSMRLYRGIWRYASLDDLIAITRAVTLVILVFTPLMFMVSRLESLPRSLLVINWFVLMALLGGPRFLYRLLKDRRFDNLLTRGSQRRVPVLLIGTDEGTEMFIRATSQEAGAAYRVVGVIDEKGNRVGRQIRGIPVLGTPENLPEIVAKLERRDERPQRLILTRQDLDGARVRKLLEIADGLGVTLSRLPKITDFRSGETEGLEVQPIALEDLLGRPQAVLDRAAMRALIIGRRILVTGAGGTIGSELVRQISDYAPAHLALFDNSEFNLYQIDEELDQRHAELSRSALLGDVRDTGRLAVVFSREKPDLVFHAAALKHVPMVEQNPIEGVLTNAIGTRNVANACQKANVATMVMISTDKAVNPANVMGATKRLAESYCQSLDLAPTANGNGTRFVTVRFGNVLGSTGSVVPLFQKQLRQGGPLTVTHPEVSRYFMTVREAVELVLQASVLGTHEHEKERGGIFVLDMGEPIRIQDLAKQMIRLAGLQPGKDIQIEFTGLRPGEKLSEELFHASEELMKTAHKSILLAAPRTANHAILTRAFDELLELCKARKTDEAKALLAKLVPEFKSAAAAASSDRRESVS
- a CDS encoding NAD-glutamate dehydrogenase, with the translated sequence MPAKQPRSKPASLVGQIVGGAAKGKKGAAQASLERFIRLYYSDISSKYLADCSVEDLRGAVLSIWDFCRQRIPGKEKIRIFNPRPEKDGWQSSHTIIEIINDDMPFLVDSVTAELNRHDLTVHHIIHPVFDVERTKDGRLLHINAREGGKNSVLRESFMHIEIDQQTSPDFLKHVQKCLQNILEDARLTVKDWLPMRNKMGEIADRLNKKLPLLPASEVSEGIAFLRWLLDNHFTFLGYREYRLVEEKGKEYLRPVPKSGLGILRKMTPEAKAHSQQPLSPNVRRFAHKKLLLTITKTNARATVHRRAHMEYIGIRVFDAKGNVIGEQRFHGLYTSTAYSRSPREIPILRHKVAATLERAGFLPGSHDGKALLHILETYPRDELFQVSEPELHRISMGILALQERRRVAFFARRDVFERFVSCLVYLPRDIYDTEMRERIQEELERAYGGEMTDYYTQVGDSVLARLLFIVHGTSGKIRKVDEGKVQQRLVEVVRSWEEDLREALILGKGEEQGLALFREYAKAFPSSYREYFDAEAAIGDLAKVSDVLTSRKLGLNLYRLRDSASNELRFKIYNYKDPVPLSDVLPMLENMGLRVIGEVPFKITPKGAEGVFIHDFRAVVQRGNEVKLEDVKANFEEAFRNIWNGDVENDLFNSLVVAAGLTSREIVILRAFRKYLRQIGIPFSQAYMSETLVRNAPISRMIVELFATLFDPKNRHRAELRAAKLRNAIEEALEKVPNLDQDRILRRYGNLVEATQRTNYFQQDAEARPKPYLSFKFAAQLIEGLPLPRPMFEIFVYSPRMEGVHLRGGRVARGGIRWSDRREDFRTEILGLMKAQTVKNAVIVPVGAKGGFVIKNPPAGGGREALMAEVVACYKTLICGMLDLTDNLDGDQPIRPLDTICRDDPDPYLVVAADKGTAAFSDIANALSKAYGFWLGDAFASGGSHGYDHKKMGITARGAWESVKRHFRETGVDIHATDFTVVGVGDMSGDVFGNGMLLSQHARLLAAFNHQHIFIDPDPDALKSLAERERLFKIPRSAWSDYNPRLISKGGGVFDRSAKSIKLSPEIQARFGITAATATPNDLIRFLLRADVDLLWLGGIGTYVKATEETDAAVGDRANDAIRVNGRDLRCRVVGEGANLGFTQLGRVEYALVGGRLNTDSIDNSGGVNCSDHEVNIKILLNEIVASGKLTEHERNRLLARMTREVANLVLKDSYLHTQAITYVALHAADLLDRQAALMRLLERKGKLDRTIEFLPTNETIEERLLAGQGLTRPEIAILASYAKIWVYGELLESDLPDDPLLVADLKRYFPAPLQKTHGAAIERHRLRREIVATQIANGFVNRMSGAMIGQMVENTGMPLSDIARAYLITREVFNLLDIWERIQTLDNKVAAGVQTEMFWDIARLVERGTLWCLRNATRPLDIATHLKKFGNGVHAFRISLGKILPEEDKADVRRHKERYVSAGVPEKLAGEVAEMDFLVPAFDVVAAAQDSGRSVGEIGKFYFKLGVTFGLDWLRSEGRRILSKSHWQKTAIEAIVDDLFGQQAALTRRIVRVGEGKPLSDDVFDSWVLENKLSVERTRQLFNDIRSASATGNFDLAMLTVANRQVRSLIQE
- the purH gene encoding bifunctional phosphoribosylaminoimidazolecarboxamide formyltransferase/IMP cyclohydrolase, whose product is MPDPDLVPVRRALISVSDKTGLEKFARFLAEFGVEILSTGGSAKTLRDAGIAVTEVSDHTGFPEILDGRVKTLHPHIHGGLLARRDDPTHMEALERHGISPIDLLVVNLYPFESTIAKRAPFEDCIENIDIGGPALLRAASKNHAFVTVVADTMDYASVMEAMEKTKGSTTLDLRRRLAANAYQRTAAYDAAIGNWFAGVLSDSFPRRIILAGERREILRYGENPHQKAAFYVDGSHRPGVATATQIQGKDLSYNNLNDTDAAFELVAEFGPPAIAIIKHANPCGVAEAESLRAAWEKALRCDPVSAFGGVIAVNRDLDAATAEEIVKLFAEVVIAPGLDEEAKKIFGAKKNLRVLLTGGMPDPSEGGMVFRDLSGGYLLQSRDNGQVKASDLQVVTKRKPTEKEIADLLFAFTVAKHVKSNAIVYAKDLATVGIGAGQMSRVDSSRIAAHKAADAAKQAGQSASLAQDSVVASDAFFPFADGLLAAAAAGARAIIQPGGSIRDAEVVAAADEKGLAMVFTGMRHFRH